ACCCGCGCAGGCCGTTGCGCGCGGCCGAAGGCCATGTCGTCGAGCGGCTGCTGCAATACCTGGCGAAACAGATAGACGAGTGCATTCAGCGCCTGGTTCTGGGTACTCGCGGCAACGTTTCTGTCGACGGCGAGATGTTCCAGAAAGCGCTCGACGTCGCGCTTGCCGAGCTTGGTGGGATCGATGCTCCCCTCGGTCGACCTCTTCTCGCAGAACGACAGAAAGCGATGGCACCAGGTGACATAGGTCTGCTCGGTGCGCAATGCATAGCGCTGGGCGCGCAGGGTACGCGCCAACTGCTTCAGAAGCGGCCGGTGCTCGGCCGCCTTCGCATAGATCGGATGGGCGTCGACGGCCTGCTCCGGCGACAACGCCGCCGCCACCGTCGGGTGATCCGCCGCCAGCGTGTCGCCGGACTCGCGCCAATAGTCCCACTCGACCTCGCGCGCCGCCGGACAGGCGGCCACATCGACCAGCAGCAGTTGCAGGGCATCGAGCATTTGGCGAAACTGCCAATCATTGAGCTGCTGCTCGCGCGCGTAACGAGGGAAGAACGCCGTGATCTCTGCCGCCGATATCTCCACCAGGCGCTTCGGGTGCACCGCCGCCACGAACGCCTCGGCCCGCTCGACATACCACCGCCGTTGCCCCAAGGGCACCCGCGCCCGCTCCAGGGCCGATAGATATCGATCCCAGCCCGATGGTTGTCCCTGCTCTCGGCGCGGCCCGTGGCCCTTGGCCGATGGCTTGGAAATCGAGCCGGATCGGGAAAAACCTGCGGTATTCCTGGTAGGCATTGTAGGACTCGAATAATGTGCTAGGCTGTCTACAGTGTAGCACGCAAAACGAAGGCGACAGCCCATTCAACTGTTATGTGCCCAAGAAAATAGGAGCCTAATTTTGGACTTAAGCCCAAGATTCAAGAGTGAAAAATTTCTATGCCCGCATTGCCAAGTGGCTTCTCAACAAGCTTGGTTTGATCTAGACAGCTCTAGTAGTGCAGCAAACAAGATTCTAAATCACGTGTTCTATGAATACAGAACTCGGATTAATAATTATAAGCAAGAGGCAATTGCTAATTTTATCAGCGAAGTAGAGGGCGTGAATAAAAGGCATATGTCTGAATTTGTTCCTAAAGGCTTTTCCGTAGCAACTTGTTCGTCATGCGGAGATATATCTCTTTGGGTAAACCAAGAAATTGTTTACCCCAAACAAACCGCAGTGGCTCCACCAAACGAAGATATGGAGCAAGAAATTCAAGATCTATATCTTGAGGCATCATCAATTGTTGTAGATTCTCCCAAAGGTGCAACGGCCTTGCTTCGCTTGGCTCTGCAGCTACTTCTAAAGCAACTAGGTAAATCTGGAAAAAACATTAACAATGACATTAAGGAGTTAGTTGCTGACGGTTTAAGTCCTAAAATTCAGAAAGCACTAGATCTTCTTCGTGTCGTTGGTAATAACGCAGTTCATCCAGGTCAAATTGATCTCGAAGATGGCCGTGATATAGCTCTTAAACTCTTTCATGTTCTTAATTTCATCGCCGACGAAATGATCTCAAAACCTAAAGAGCTTGATCTTCTTTACTCAGATGTTGTTCCTAAAGAAACACAGCTGCATATAAATGAGCGAGATGGCAAATGATCATAGATATAGAGGCTGCACATAACAAGCGCATGTTGTCGGACTGTTTTTCCGCTGCGCTCCAAAACAGCCGCAAATGCGGGCGTTAGCCAATAGCTCAGAAGTAGAGAACAACTAAGCACACGCGCCATGGACAGTGCCACACTTACAGCGTTAGCAACAGGGCTCCTCGTAATCGTGGGCGTGGCTCAGGTCGGCGTATTGGTCGCACAGAAGAGACATTCACGTCTTGAGCTAATTGAGATGTACCGGAAACGATGGCATGACGCAAATGACGGCTGGAGTGCCACGATTTTTTTGGGCCGAGAAGCCGGTGAATACTATCAGGTGGCCGATCCGTCTACACTGGAGCAGCTCACAAAGGCCACGCGGGATGCGGTGTTTGTCAACGAAGTTGCCCGATTTTTTCACGCGACTTTCTTTTTCGCGGTGCCTTCTGATACCTGGTCCCGCGGCGGGTTCAGCCAGACCTCATTGATCGGGGTCCAGTTACGCGTGTCACCCGACCAGCGTTCCGGTCGCGCCTGCTTGGCAGCCTCATAGAGTCGCTGTCTGGCCGCCAGAATGGCGGTATCTTCGCCACGGTGCCGCTGCCCTGGTGTGACATAGCGGATGCTGCTGTGACGATGTTCCTCGTTGTACCAATGCACGAAGCGGTGGACCCATTCGCGGGCCGCTTCCAGGCTCGCAAACGGCTTGCTGGGATAGGCCGGCGTGTACTTCAGCGTCCGAAACAGACTCTCCGAAAACGGGTTGTCATCACTGACCGACGGCCGACTGAAGGACGGCACGACGCCGAGCCGCTGCAAGGTCGCCAACAGGGTCGCGCCCTTCATCGGGCCGCCGTTGTCCGAGTGCAGCACCAGGCCGGCTTCACGGATGCCCTCGGCCAGACAGGTCTTGCGAATCAGGACGCTGGCATGCGCGGCCTTCTCGTCCTCGTGCACTTCCCAGCCGACGATCTTGCGACTGAAGATGTCCTCCACCAGGTAGAGCCGGTAGAAGGCCCCCCGGATCGCTGCGGCCAAGTAGGTGATGTCCCACGAGTAAACCTGGTTGGGTCCCTCGGCCTTGAAACCCTGTGGCTTCGATACCTGGCGGGGCGCTTGCGCCCGGCCGCGCCGGTTTTGCTGACCGTCCTCGCGCAACACGCGGTAGAAGGTCGACTCCGAGGCCAGGTATTCGCCTTCATCGGCCAGCCGCGGCACGATCTGCGACGGCGGCAGGCTCTGGTAGGCGGGCGCGTTACACACGGCCAGGATCCGCTCACGCTCCTCGCGCGAGAGCTTGTTGGCCGGCACCCGATCCGCCGCTGCCTCGCGTCGCCGATCGACCAGACGCCGTTCATCACGCTGCTGGCTTTGCCAGCGACGCAGTGTGCGCACGTCGATCCCGAGGACCGCGCAGGCACGTGCCTGCCGGGCCCCGGCCGCACAGGCGTCAGCAATCAGGTCAATGGCCATCTGACGGTCTTCCGGCATGATCAGTCGTCCCCGTCGTCCCCCCAGATGGCCTGGGCTTTTTTTTGCAGTACCAGTAAGGCCGCCGCCTCTGCCAGCGCTTTGTCCTTGCGTCGCAGTTCCTTCTCCAGCCGGCGAGTCTTCTTGCGCTCGGCCTGCAGCTCGCGCCGCTCCGCCGGGCTCAATCGCTGCGTGTCGTCATTGCCGCCCGCGGCCGCTTCCCGCCAACGCTGGATCTGCTCCGGGTACAAGCCCTTGCGCCGGCAGTACTCGGCCAACTCCTGCTCGTTCAGTGCGGCCGTCTCGATCACGACCGCCAGCTTATTCTCACCACTCCAGCTCTCTGGATTCGATGGATCTGCCGGCACCACTTGGCCCTCTGCTCGGAAACGATTACGCCAAGCATAAAGGGTCGGCTCCGAAATGCCCGTCTCCCGGTGCACCTGGGCCACCGACTGGGCAGCCGGCGGCATCATCTTGCGGACCACCTGCTCCTTGAACTCATCGCTGTAACGCGCCATGCATAACCCACTTCCGCTCCCTCAGAGATTAAGATTCTCGATCCAACTCACCGGGCATTTATGCTGACAGAGGGGGGATGCGAGTCTACACGCTCCCACACGCTGGGCGCTGGATTCGGTCAGGGCTATATGCACGATTCTTAGCGATGTCTGCCTAAAAGTTCTGCAAGGGCAACTTGAGGTCGGTGACGCTTATCCTGTATTTGGTTCAGAATTATTGCGGCACAGCAGACCCCTCAGGATATTGCTTGACCGAACATTCGAGACATCGAGTCGCATCGGCGTCTCGGCGCAAGACGATGCGGTGCAGGACCATAAGTTAGTGCGCCGGGAGGTCCAAGATTGGCTGATTTACCATGATGGCACAAGACGACGCTGTCTCATTCTGATCGATCTTCTATGGGCCGAAGCAGCTAGGTTGGAGGATCTGCCACCATCGGATCTTAGGAGCGCCGCCGACGCCAAGCGGCGATCAGGCCCCAAGAGCCGCACACGTCTTTCACGCGAATGCAGGCGTCTTAATGGACTTTTCGGGGCATACCGCGCATTCAGGCTCTCCCATTTTCTTCGGCACGCCGAATACGAAGACAAGATGCTCCGAATTGGTATCAACCCTGAGCGGCTCCAAGAACTCGACGCTGCTTGGGTTGATCGACTGCTACAAGGTCGAAAATGAATCGCATGGGACGGTGTCACTGGGACGGTGTCTGGGACGGTGTGGGACGGTGTCATGTGGGACGGTGTCAGGTCTTGCCTTTTGCCAACGCCAAGCTAAGCTAAGCTAAGCTTTGTCCATGGCTCCACAGACTTGCAGACTTGGCGCCACGGGGTTCGGTGTCACGGGGTTCGGTGTCAGGTCTTGCTTTTTGCCTGCTCCGAGCTAAGCTTTGTCCATGGTTCGTCCTTTCAGATTGGCGCGTTACATCGTCTTGAATCCGGTGCGGGCGCGGATGGGCGAGCGACCGCAGGATTGGCCGTGGAGCAGTTACTTGGCGATGACGGATCATGCACCCTGTCGGGATTGGTTGTTGTCGGCCTTTGGCTCGACCGAAGAGACCGCCGTAGCTGGCTATCAACGCTTCGTCGCTGAGGGCATCGGCGATGCCCGGCCCTTGGGAAGTGTTGAAGCAACAGGTCTTTCTCGGCTCGGACGCGTTCGTTGAAGAACTCAGTCGCCGGGTGCCGAAGGACCGCGCCTTAAGCGAAGCCCCTTCGCGCAGCGCCGCCCACCTGCCAAGCCGCTGGCCGAGCACGTCAGCCTGTACCCCGTTGCCGCAGCGTGCGCCAGCGGTGGCTACACTCTAAAAGAAATTGGAAACCATTTTGACCTGCATTACGCGCGGATCAGCCGTATCGTCCGCACCGCCGAAGACGCAAACAGCAAGACCTGACACCGGACGTGCAAAAAGCAAGACCTGACACCAGAGAACGGTGTCACAGAGAACGGTGTCAGGTCTTGCCTTTTGCCCCCTCCGAGCTAAGCTTTGTTCATGGCTCGCCCTCTCAGACTCGAATTTCCCGGCGCTCTGTATCACATCACTTCCCGCGGAGATGCACGCGAGGACATCTATCGGGGTGACGGGGACCGCCGAATGTTCCTCGCTCTGCTTGCCGAGGTCTGTGAGCGCTTCAACTGGTGGGGACATGCCTACTGCCTGATGTCGAACCACTACCACTTGTTGCTACCACTTGTTGATGCAGACGCCAGATGCGAACTTGTCCGGGGGCATGCGGCAACTCAACGGCGTCTACACGCGGCGCTTCAACGATGCCCACGAACGTTGCGGACATGTCTTCCAGGGTCGGTACAAGGCGATCATCGTCCAGAAGGAGACCTACCTGAAGGAGTTGGCGCGTTACATCGTCTTGAATCCGGTGCGGGCGCGGATGGTCGAGCGACCGCAGGATTGGCCGTAGAGCAGTTACTTGGCGACGACAGATCATGCACCCTGTCCGGATTGGCTGTGCCGGGATTGGTTGTTGTCGGCCTTTGGCTCGACCGAAGAAGCTGCCGTAGCTGGCTATAAACGCTTCGTCGCCGAGGGCATCGGGCAGCCCGGCCCTTGGGAACAGTTGAAGCAACAGGTCTTTCTCGGATCGGACAGGTTCGTTGAAGAAGTCAGCCGCCGGATGCCGAAGGACCGGGACTTAAGCGAAGTCCCCCTCGCCCAGCGCCGCCCACCCGCCAAGCCGCTGGCCGAGTACGTCAGCCTGTACCCCGATCGAGACCAAGCCATTGCAGCAGCGTACGCCAGCGGCGGCTACACTCTAAACGAAATTGGAAACCATTTTGACCTGCATTACGCGCGGATCAGCCGTATCGTCCGCACCGCCGAAGAGGCAAAAAGCAAGACCTGACACCGGACGTGTGACACCGGACGTGCGCGCGGTCAGCGTAGTGCTGAATTTCAAGGTTTGTGCCGCGCGCGGGTCGGCTTATCTTGGCCGTTAGGTATACAGGAGAAATGGTTGTCTGACTGGCCGAAAACTTTCGAACACGGTGCAGCGCCGTCCGAACTGACTGCGTTAGCTAA
This portion of the Thioflavicoccus mobilis 8321 genome encodes:
- a CDS encoding DUF4145 domain-containing protein; its protein translation is MDLSPRFKSEKFLCPHCQVASQQAWFDLDSSSSAANKILNHVFYEYRTRINNYKQEAIANFISEVEGVNKRHMSEFVPKGFSVATCSSCGDISLWVNQEIVYPKQTAVAPPNEDMEQEIQDLYLEASSIVVDSPKGATALLRLALQLLLKQLGKSGKNINNDIKELVADGLSPKIQKALDLLRVVGNNAVHPGQIDLEDGRDIALKLFHVLNFIADEMISKPKELDLLYSDVVPKETQLHINERDGK
- a CDS encoding IS3 family transposase (programmed frameshift), with the protein product MARYSDEFKEQVVRKMMPPAAQSVAQVHRETGISEPTLYAWRNRFRAEGQVVPADPSNPESWSGENKLAVVIETAALNEQELAEYCRRKGLYPEQIQRWREAAAGGNDDTQRLSPAERRELQAERKKTRRLEKELRRKDKALAEAAALLVLQKKGPGHLGGRRGRLIMPEDRQMAIDLIADACAAGARQARACAVLGIDVRTLRRWQSQQRDERRLVDRRREAAADRVPANKLSREERERILAVCNAPAYQSLPPSQIVPRLADEGEYLASESTFYRVLREDGQQNRRGRAQAPRQVSKPQGFKAEGPNQVYSWDITYLAAAIRGAFYRLYLVEDIFSRKIVGWEVHEDEKAAHASVLIRKTCLAEGIREAGLVLHSDNGGPMKGATLLATLQRLGVVPSFSRPSVSDDNPFSESLFRTLKYTPAYPSKPFASLEAAREWVHRFVHWYNEEHRHSSIRYVTPGQRHRGEDTAILAARQRLYEAAKQARPERWSGDTRNWTPINEVWLNPPRDQVSEGTAKKKVA
- a CDS encoding integron integrase, with the translated sequence MPLGQRRWYVERAEAFVAAVHPKRLVEISAAEITAFFPRYAREQQLNDWQFRQMLDALQLLLVDVAACPAAREVEWDYWRESGDTLAADHPTVAAALSPEQAVDAHPIYAKAAEHRPLLKQLARTLRAQRYALRTEQTYVTWCHRFLSFCEKRSTEGSIDPTKLGKRDVERFLEHLAVDRNVAASTQNQALNALVYLFRQVLQQPLDDMAFGRAQRPARVPTVLSRDEVRALLAQLKDTPQLLARLLYGTGMRLMEGVRLRVGDVDFANRYIVVRNGKGDKDRVVPLPERLIEPLQAHLERVRALHREDLAAGAGAVYLPHALARKAPNAPREWIWQYCFPSSRLTTDPKGGVVRRHHLHEAGFQKALKAAGIAAGIAKRVNSHALRHSFATHLLEAGYDIRTVQELLGHKDVATTMIYTHVMNRPGVLPAKSPIDVI